One Candidatus Krumholzibacteriia bacterium genomic window, TGCGTCCTCCTTGAATCGGTCGAGCCGATACACAACCTTCAACCGTGGTTCCGTTCCGGGCGGGCAACGAGATGCGCGTGCGGAGAAGCGCCGCGCCGGAACGTTCCAACAGGTGCTATTTCTTGTAGAGCGACTTCACCGCACCCCAGGACTTCTGCTCCGTCGCAATCGTGCAGCCCTGGATGGTGAAGGTGATGGAATCCACGTCGCCCCATTCGCCCGGACCGGTCGTGCCGATATCCGCACACGGGGCCCAGTACCAGAAGTTCGGATAACCCGCCGGCAGCGTACCGCTGTCGGTGTCGCCGATCTTCTCGGTGTTCTCGATCTGCAGCGACATGCAGCCGTCCGGATAGTTGTTGAACTGCGCCGACGCGGCGTGCGTGCGCACGGTTCCCACCTCGGCGAAATTCGAGTACGTCTCGGTCACCACCGCCGTCCACGTGAGAATGCTCGCCGTGTACGTCGGATCGCCGCCGGCCCAGGGGCCGCCGCCATCCAGCCAGCAGGTGCCGCCGGTGTAGGTCACGGTCCAGATCTTCTGGCCGTTGCCGCTGCCGTTGACCGTGTTGACGAGCAGGGTCGGGGCATTGACGACCCACGGACAGTACCATTGCCACTGGGTACCGAGCGTGGCGCCATCCCACGACTGCTCGTGCAACGTGTTGTCCACCGACAGCTTGGTGGGGAACCAGGATTCACTGTAGCGGCCCGGGTACATCAGTCCGCCGATGTCGCTGGACTTGTACGTGCCGTCTGCCGGCGCACCGGCCAGCACCGGCACCGCCATCATCATAACGAGAAGAAACGCGATAACAGCCTTCATACTCCTCCTCCTTAGACCTCGTCTTTAAGAAGACCTCGTACGCTGCGGCAACGAAACGCGGCCGCGGCAGGTTCCACCCTGGAGAAGCATCACTGCCTCGGTAATACGGCTGGGAAACTTCGAACCAGGGAGACTGCGGTTCGCTTTATTTCAGGTACGCCCCAAGTTTGTGGCTCGCCGTTGCCGTCCTCATATCCGGCACATCGCCAGTGGTGCACACCAATCCCGGACCGCCGTGGACTTCAGGCCGGTCCGGTATTCATCTGTAGCGGGGGAAGTGTACACCGAGACCCACGGCGGCGTCAAACATAATAATTTCCAAGAGAATCGTTCGACAAGGACCGGCTATTCCGAAACCGCCGCCGGCGGCAACCGGGCGGAGGGGTGGGCAACCACGCAACCCGTTGCAACAAAAAAGCTCCCCCGGCCGGCGGCCGGGGGAGCAAGATACCCGCGGTTGCCCGCGGGCCTCTGACGTCCTCTTCCCTACATCCCGTTCTGCGCGGCGATCATCGCCTCGCGCTTCTTGAGCTGGTTCTGGCGGGCGATCTGCTTGCGCGCGTAGTCGCTCCAGAGCTGATCGTTGGCCGCCACCGCACGGTTGAACTTGTCGATGGCCTCGTCGAAACGTTTCTGGTCCTCGAGGATCTTGCCCCACACGCTGTAGAGCCACGCGGTCTGACTGCCCGCCTCGATTCCCTCGTTGATCACGCGCAGCGCGTCACCATCGCGGCCCGCCGCGCGGTAGCAGTCGGCCATCGGGCCGTACAGGTTGTCCATCTTGCCGTCGAGCACCGCCACCTTCTCGAACGACTCGATCGCTTCCGTCTTGTCGCCCTTCTGGTAGAGCGCGAGCGCGCGGTTGCGCTGCACCGTGGCGTCGTCGGGCTCGATGGCGAGCACGCGGTCCGCATAGCCCACCGTGCGGGTGTAGTCCTGGGAATTGAGGCTGATGACCACCAGGCGCTTCAGGAGGCGCGTATTGGTGGGATCCAGGCTCAGGCCCGATTCCAGCCAGGCGACCGCCTCGGCCGTGTTGCCGCGCTTCTCTTCCACGCGCGAAACCGCCTCGATGATGTCGATGTTGTTGGGGTCCATGCTGAGCGCGGTCGCGTAGCACTCGGCAGCGTCGTCGTAGTTCTCCACGCTGGCCTCGAAGGCCGCGAACTGCATCCACGCGTCCACGTTCTCCGGGTCGAGATTCACGATTTCGCGGTAGCACTCGCGCGTCGAAGCCGCATCACCGAGCTTGCGGCAGTTGTAGGCCTTGGCCACCATGACCTCGCGGCGGTCGGCACCGTGCTCGAGCGCGGCGTCGTAGGCCGCGTTGGAGGCGTCGAACTCGCCGGTCACGCTGCGCGCGTAGCCGAGCAGCATCCAGCCCTCGGGCAGCGCCGGGCTGGTGGCGGTAATCTCCTCCGCCATCGTCTTGGCGGCGGCGTAGTCCCTGGCGGTAATCAGATTGCGGACGGTCGAGAGCCGTACATCCACCTCGGCGGAGTAGGCGTTGTTGGACGCGTCGGCGTGGACCCCGACGGTCCACGAGGCGAGCAGAAGAGCGGTAAATCCCAGGGCGGCAACAGCCGGACGCAGCATGTGATATTCCCTCCGCACGGTAGACGTACCAATTCCCGTGCCAATCAACCAGTTACGCTGTTTCACATGGGGCTTCCGGGCCGCGGTGGGATGGACCGGAATATCGGGGCTTCCTTAATTAGCGATTTATCAACGGTCTTGTCAAGCGAAGTCTTTCACATGGGGGCCGCCGCGGGGGCCTTGGGATGGGCCCCTGGAGGCTCCGGAGGCCCGCCCGGGGAGGGGCGGAAGTGTCAACTTTTGAGACAGATATGTACCCCGGGGTTGCAGATCGGGACGGCGGCCGCCGGCGGCCTAGAACTGGGCGAACAGCGCCTCGAGCGTCCGGGGCTGCTTGTCCATCGTGAGCCGGCGCTGGTGCTCCAGCTTGGCGTCCATGGTGGCCAGTCCGTCGTTGCGGTAGAAGACGCCGGTGTAGAACTTCTCCTTGCTCAACGCCAGCTGGAAGGCGGCGCTCAGATCCGTGGGGTCGTGATCATCGGGAATGGGCGCGACCACGCTCTTCATGAAATCGAAGGTCACGATCTGATTGAAGGTCGGGCACGGGGATACCAGCAGGATGAGCGCGAAGCCGCGGTGCTCCGCCCCCGCCTGGATGAGCCTGGCCACACCCTTGACGTCCGAGGAGAAGCCACGCGCCACGAAACTGACCCCGTAGGCAAGGAACATCCGCAACGGGTCCAGCGGCGGATCCTCGAGGCCGAACGGTGTGGTGGGTGTCACCATGTTGAGCGGCGAGGTGGGTGAGCCCTGCCCCTTGGTGAGTCCATAGATGGCGTTGTCCAGGATCATGTAGGTGATGTCGGGGTTGCGGCGCGCGGCGTGCGGGATGTGCCCGCCACCGATGGAGAGCCCGTCCCCGTCGCCACCCACCACGAACACCTTCAGGTCCGGATTGGCGGCCTTGACGCCGATCGCGGTGGGAAGCGCGCGGCCGTGGGCGGTGTGGTAGGCGTAGCTCTTGATGAAGTGCGAGAAGCGACCCGAGCAGCCGATACCCGAAACGATGGCGATGTCCTTGGGGTCGAGCTGCATGGCGGCGAGCGCCTGCGTGAACGCGGCCAGGTCCCCGAAGTCACCGCAGCCCGGGCACCAGATGGGTTCGACGTCGTTCTTGTAGTCCTTGGGCTTGAGCGCGATCGTCTGGGTCATGGTTCCTCGATTCTGATGCCTAGAGGTGCTCGGCGAGCGCCGCATAAACCTGGTCGGATGTGAACGGCAGCCCGCTGCACTGGTTCACGTCCACGATTTCGGCCCCGTTGAAGCGCACGTTCGCGCGCAAGTGACGCGAAAACTGCGCGGTGTGGTTCTCCTCGATCACGATGACCTTCTTGAGCGGCGCAAGGAACGCCTCGATCTTGCGCGTCGGCAGTGGGTGGAGCACCCGCGGGTGCAGGTGCGCGATGCGCATGCCCTCGCCGCGTGCCTTCTTGAGCGCTTCGACAATGGGTCCCTCGGTGGAACCCCAGCCGATGATGCCGATCTGTGCGCCACCGCCGTCGTCGTTGACCCCGTTGCCGTTGGCTTCCAGTTCGCGCGCCAGCGTCTCCAGCTTTCGGAAGCGCTTGGCCACCATCTTGTTGCGGTTCTCGGGGGTGTAGTTGGCGGCCCCCGCTTCGTCGTGCTCGAGACCGGTGGCCACGTACATGCCGTTCTCGGTCCCCGGCCGCACCATCGGCGACACGCCGCTGTCGGTGTCCGCGAATCGCTTGTAGTCCTCCAGCATCGCGGCCGTGGGGGCCGCGCGGTCTTCCCGCACGATGCCGGACAGGTCCGGCGTGCCAACGGTGCGGGTGCGGTATCCCATCGACTGGTCGCTCAACAGGATCACCGGCATCTGGTATCGCTCGGCCAGATTGAACGCGTTCACCGCCTGGTGGAAGCAGTC contains:
- a CDS encoding 2-oxoacid:ferredoxin oxidoreductase subunit beta — encoded protein: MTQTIALKPKDYKNDVEPIWCPGCGDFGDLAAFTQALAAMQLDPKDIAIVSGIGCSGRFSHFIKSYAYHTAHGRALPTAIGVKAANPDLKVFVVGGDGDGLSIGGGHIPHAARRNPDITYMILDNAIYGLTKGQGSPTSPLNMVTPTTPFGLEDPPLDPLRMFLAYGVSFVARGFSSDVKGVARLIQAGAEHRGFALILLVSPCPTFNQIVTFDFMKSVVAPIPDDHDPTDLSAAFQLALSKEKFYTGVFYRNDGLATMDAKLEHQRRLTMDKQPRTLEALFAQF
- a CDS encoding tetratricopeptide repeat protein translates to MLRPAVAALGFTALLLASWTVGVHADASNNAYSAEVDVRLSTVRNLITARDYAAAKTMAEEITATSPALPEGWMLLGYARSVTGEFDASNAAYDAALEHGADRREVMVAKAYNCRKLGDAASTRECYREIVNLDPENVDAWMQFAAFEASVENYDDAAECYATALSMDPNNIDIIEAVSRVEEKRGNTAEAVAWLESGLSLDPTNTRLLKRLVVISLNSQDYTRTVGYADRVLAIEPDDATVQRNRALALYQKGDKTEAIESFEKVAVLDGKMDNLYGPMADCYRAAGRDGDALRVINEGIEAGSQTAWLYSVWGKILEDQKRFDEAIDKFNRAVAANDQLWSDYARKQIARQNQLKKREAMIAAQNGM